The sequence AACGACATAATTGTGAGAAAAGAtgctgaaaaagaaaaggcttaaATTTATTGTCTCTTACATCAATGACAACTCTTGCATATTGCAAGACCTCGTCCTCATTTGGAGCTCCACTATACTCTGCATAGTTGCCAAGCTCTGATGCATAACCCAAATCTCCAACCTTGTTAATTAGAAAAGAATTAGTCTACCAGTAAAATCAGGAAGTATAGACCTTGCACCAACCAATAAAGGGCAGGTAGACTATAGCATATGGCTATAAAAGCACCTACAGTATCAGCATATATAACACTGGCACCACCTCCAGCAACCATTGTCCAGATACGTCCCTTTGGGTTCAAAACAGTGAATTTCAAAGATGAACTTGTCTGTAAACACAAGAATATTGTTAATGCATCTGAATAATGGACAAAAAGATAATGGCAATTCCATGCATGAAAGTATAGGCAAGTAAAAGAATGTCAAAACATGCATTCATGTAATTACCTTTTCATCCAAAGAATGAATGAAGCTTTCGGTAGAACTCAGAACTCTTCCAAAAGGCAGAGGAAACTCTACATTACCCCATCTGAATGTACCAAAACATATTGGATGAGAGACAAAATATGTTAGTAATATACCTAaacaacaatctcatgtcaattgAAGGTTTCCTCCAAAGAGGATATGAATATATACATACTTCTTGAAGTTCTTGAAAGCAGCAGTGTCGTCCAATTCTCCTCTCATATCCAGTGGATATGGTTCCCCATTCACCAATGTAAATGGATTCATTTCTAGAAAACTGAAGTCCAGATCTATGGAGAACAGGAAAAGCAATCAGAAATGAATTCATTACTAGCATATATAATATTTGGTGTAAGAAATTTGCAAAGAGGTCATATAAAAGGAAATATCAGACGATTCAGACCATTCTCAATCCTTTCAAGATTCTTAAGAAAAATTTACTTCCTTTCCCCTCTATTATTTCATacaacatgaaaattaaaaaagattcaaGTGCATGTGATTAGAATCTTGTTCACAAGTCAAGTAATTTCCCACGTTAAATGAATGTGGCAAGAGCATGCTCACCTTGAAATACAGAAAAAACACCAATGATGAAATCACCGATTTTTCCTCGAATCTGAGATAGTATTGAAGATGTATCAGCAAATTTCAAATATGTATTAAGCAATTCAGAATGCACGATACCCAAAACTTTCAACTCCAAAGAGAAACTAAAATCTAAGGGAACTGAGCATGTCCCATCAATTGACAAACCAAGGAACCACTTTTTATTAACAAGAATCAGACTTTTAAcctgtttaattattttgatcagTGAAACATACTAGATTGCTCATCTCcagaatttattaaatcaaagatAATGAATATAAAGAAACTCACCTCCAAAGGAAGTGTAGCAATCAATGGAGCACATGCTTCCAGTGTCATTGGTTTTTCAGTTGGGAGGAATATGGTTTTAACCTGCAGAAGtccaaaaaccaaaaccatgtCGGTAATTTAAATTCCAACGGTTACGAGATCAAACGGTCATAATATGAGAAGAGATGAAGAAGCACCTATCAAGACTAACAATGTAAGCATACCTTATCCCAGTTCTCCTCAATTTCAATACCTCCACATTCTGAGAAGCTAATAGTGCTGCCGAGTCTTTCAGAGACAATTGAGATGTAAAACTCTTGGTCATGTGGAACAAAGGGTTCAACAATGAAGGTAGTTATTGGTGCCTTACAGCCacccatctcaacctaaaaaaGCAGATCCAATTTGCACATCAATCTAAAACCTAACCAGACAAACAAAAGAACGAACTTTCACGCAATTCAATCCAAAAAATCACCTCAGCGCCAAGGCGTGCTTTCACAAATTCAGCAACTTGAGCTAGATCTAAATTCAACGCAACCAAACCACTCTTCCCACGCTTCCCAAAGAGCATGTCAGGCTTCACAACCAATTTTGTAGATGAAAGCCATGGCTCTTTATTTGTTAACTCAGTGAAATCTGTACCTTCTGTCACCTAGACACAACAACAGATTATCTTATTACTTGTAACATCAAATCCAAAATAACGCCACTCCCATTACCAAGCTTGAATTTTTAACAGACCCGGTAAAAAAAAGAGGGCTGCACTTGTAGCCAAAACCCAGCTAGAATTTCATCAAAACCAAGCTAATCACCAACTTTACCAAAATATGATACAGCTAATCTCTAGCTCCAAACTTGAACTTTCAGAAAACCCAGTTGAAGATTGAGTGCATATCAGAAACCCAGTTTCAATTCCACTAAAATTAAGCTAAGGTcgaaaaatttaatcaaataagaTCCAATTTCCAATCCAAAGTAATCAAATTTCAACTTAATAAAAGCATAAAATACCAAATGACCATAACAATCATgtggtcaaataaaaaaaaggggatcAAATCACACACACATGGGGGGGGATTCAGAGGATGGGGAGATATC is a genomic window of Populus alba chromosome 5, ASM523922v2, whole genome shotgun sequence containing:
- the LOC118034958 gene encoding ATP-citrate synthase alpha chain protein 2: MARKKIREYDSKRLLKEHLKRLSGIDLQICSAQVTEGTDFTELTNKEPWLSSTKLVVKPDMLFGKRGKSGLVALNLDLAQVAEFVKARLGAEVEMGGCKAPITTFIVEPFVPHDQEFYISIVSERLGSTISFSECGGIEIEENWDKVKTIFLPTEKPMTLEACAPLIATLPLEIRGKIGDFIIGVFSVFQDLDFSFLEMNPFTLVNGEPYPLDMRGELDDTAAFKNFKKWGNVEFPLPFGRVLSSTESFIHSLDEKTSSSLKFTVLNPKGRIWTMVAGGGASVIYADTVGDLGYASELGNYAEYSGAPNEDEVLQYARVVIDCATSDPDGRKRALLIGGGIANFTDVAATFNGIIRALREKESKLKAARMHIYVRRGGPNYQTGLAKMRTLGEELGVPLEVYGPEATMTGICKQAIDCIMSTA